In one Gemmatimonadota bacterium genomic region, the following are encoded:
- a CDS encoding dihydroorotase, with amino-acid sequence MTAPILFRGGRVVDPSQGLDEVTHLLVLDGRIAAIGRDVGTPDGAQVIDAAGWVVAPGLIDVHVHLREPGQEDRETIATGAASAVAGGFTGICAMPNTDPVIDNQSAVGFVKSRGEAAGLARVFPIGCISVGQKGERLAEFGEMVAAGAVAVSDDGHPVMSSQLMRTALEYARTFGIPVADHCEDTPLAHGGAMHEGIISTRLGLKGIPAAAEEIHVARDCILAALTGGHVHLCHMSTRGSVDLIRRAKEQGLSVTAEAAPHHYTLTHERVGDYDTNAKMNPPLREDADRAAIRAALADGTIDCIATDHAPHTYDAKEREFDDAPNGIIGLETALSLGLRELVNGGVLSLGTLIERMSCAPARLWHLPGGTLRVGGVADIVAFDPSAEWVVDPARIRSRSRNTPWAGETMPGVVKRTVVGGRIVFSGQ; translated from the coding sequence ATGACCGCTCCGATCCTCTTCCGCGGCGGTCGCGTCGTGGATCCGTCCCAGGGCCTCGACGAGGTCACGCACCTGCTGGTCCTCGACGGGCGCATTGCCGCCATCGGCCGTGACGTCGGCACCCCGGACGGCGCACAGGTGATCGACGCCGCCGGCTGGGTGGTCGCGCCTGGCCTGATCGACGTGCACGTGCACCTGCGCGAGCCAGGGCAGGAGGATCGCGAGACGATCGCGACCGGTGCCGCCAGCGCCGTCGCGGGGGGCTTCACCGGGATCTGCGCCATGCCCAATACCGATCCGGTGATCGACAACCAGTCGGCCGTCGGCTTCGTGAAGTCGCGCGGCGAGGCCGCCGGCCTGGCGCGCGTCTTCCCGATCGGCTGCATCTCGGTGGGGCAGAAGGGTGAACGCCTCGCGGAGTTCGGGGAGATGGTCGCGGCTGGCGCGGTCGCTGTCAGCGATGACGGCCATCCGGTGATGTCGTCGCAGTTGATGCGCACCGCCCTGGAGTACGCGCGCACCTTCGGCATTCCGGTGGCGGATCACTGCGAGGACACGCCCCTGGCGCACGGTGGCGCGATGCACGAGGGGATCATCTCCACCCGCCTCGGCCTCAAGGGAATTCCCGCAGCGGCCGAGGAGATCCACGTGGCGCGCGATTGCATCCTCGCGGCGCTCACGGGGGGGCACGTCCACCTCTGCCACATGAGCACGCGTGGGTCGGTCGATCTCATTCGCCGCGCCAAGGAGCAGGGACTGTCGGTCACCGCCGAAGCGGCGCCGCATCACTACACGCTGACCCATGAACGCGTCGGCGACTACGACACCAATGCGAAGATGAATCCGCCGCTCCGCGAGGATGCCGATCGCGCGGCCATTCGCGCCGCGCTCGCCGACGGCACCATCGATTGCATCGCGACCGACCACGCGCCGCACACCTACGATGCCAAGGAGCGCGAGTTCGATGACGCCCCCAACGGGATCATCGGGCTCGAGACCGCGCTCTCGCTCGGCCTCCGCGAGTTGGTCAACGGCGGGGTGCTGTCGCTGGGGACATTGATTGAGCGGATGAGTTGCGCGCCCGCCCGTCTCTGGCATCTTCCCGGGGGCACGCTGCGCGTTGGCGGCGTCGCCGACATCGTGGCGTTCGATCCGTCTGCGGAGTGGGTCGTCGATCCGGCGCGGATCCGCTCCCGGTCGCGCAACACGCCGTGGGCTGGCGAGACGATGCCCGGTGTGGTCAAGCGGACGGTGGTCGGTGGCCGGATCGTGTTTTCGGGGCAGTGA